A genomic segment from Tuwongella immobilis encodes:
- a CDS encoding HINT domain-containing protein encodes MNRRTLGEHRGWAEHPFFSEHRGWVSASELSAGDRLLGHDGCWVPLDGIEIGDSWSVVYNLRVAEDHTYFVGCDEWGFSLWAHNQSCGDFINELEQAGTITKQRAAAMLADPAFQKLYDEFIALRGPNAAAELLGNPALAGGSRGDLASMLRRGMQEVDPTIKTDMLRNAPGAAHGGEGLPGLTPGGVWLDKATGSVGRVPQEVASQLRGRSFTDWRNFRQEFWKAVGAVPELLAQFKPDNQARILAGKPPTAPKAGHLGNRRGFELDHMDPLDITGPRGVYDLDNIMVAPAKVNLSFESF; translated from the coding sequence ATCAATCGTCGCACCCTTGGCGAGCATCGCGGCTGGGCAGAGCATCCGTTCTTTTCGGAGCATCGCGGTTGGGTGTCGGCGTCGGAGCTTTCCGCGGGCGATCGACTGCTGGGTCACGATGGATGCTGGGTACCGCTCGACGGTATCGAGATTGGCGACTCCTGGTCGGTGGTCTACAATCTGCGTGTCGCCGAGGACCACACCTATTTCGTCGGCTGCGACGAGTGGGGCTTCAGCCTCTGGGCGCACAATCAGAGTTGCGGCGACTTCATCAACGAATTGGAGCAGGCAGGGACGATCACCAAGCAGAGGGCGGCTGCAATGCTGGCCGACCCTGCTTTCCAGAAGCTGTACGACGAGTTCATCGCCCTTCGTGGCCCGAACGCGGCGGCAGAACTTTTGGGCAATCCCGCTCTGGCTGGTGGCTCACGGGGTGATCTGGCATCGATGCTCCGACGCGGGATGCAGGAGGTCGATCCGACAATCAAGACTGACATGCTCCGCAACGCACCTGGAGCGGCCCACGGTGGGGAAGGACTTCCCGGTTTGACCCCAGGCGGGGTGTGGCTCGATAAAGCCACCGGTAGCGTTGGTAGAGTGCCACAAGAGGTGGCCAGTCAACTTCGCGGTCGCAGCTTCACGGATTGGCGGAACTTCCGTCAGGAGTTCTGGAAGGCAGTCGGGGCAGTACCAGAGCTTCTCGCCCAGTTCAAGCCGGACAATCAAGCTCGTATTCTGGCAGGGAAGCCGCCGACCGCGCCGAAGGCGGGTCATCTCGGGAACCGGCGGGGGTTTGAACTGGATCACATGGACCCGCTGGACATCACCGGGCCGCGTGGCGTCTACGACCTCGACAACATCATGGTGGCCCCTGCCAAGGTGAACCTGTCGTTTGAGTCGTTCTGA
- a CDS encoding bacteriocin immunity protein codes for MIRETPGRQELIDLVDEYRDPSSRGRREPLAERLTGHLPGTDVLNLCQSDLPSETIVDFCLGFEGAKKVLDRAGMLELVKSIRSPQLTSEADDMLMLETFIFNCRHPAGTDLIYYPDEVFGEGVTATDEMIVDRALAGS; via the coding sequence ATGATACGGGAGACACCGGGGCGTCAGGAGTTGATCGATCTCGTCGACGAATACCGAGATCCTTCAAGCCGTGGCCGTCGAGAACCGCTGGCCGAGAGGCTTACAGGCCATCTTCCCGGCACAGATGTCCTGAACCTTTGCCAGTCGGACTTGCCGTCCGAAACAATTGTGGACTTCTGCTTGGGATTTGAGGGGGCCAAGAAGGTGCTTGACCGGGCTGGGATGCTGGAGTTGGTCAAATCCATTCGATCTCCTCAACTGACTTCCGAAGCCGACGACATGCTGATGCTCGAAACCTTTATCTTCAACTGCCGTCATCCAGCCGGCACGGACCTGATCTACTACCCGGATGAGGTGTTCGGAGAAGGAGTGACGGCGACGGACGAAATGATCGTTGACCGGGCATTGGCGGGAAGTTGA
- a CDS encoding polymorphic toxin-type HINT domain-containing protein, with translation MTSGEHPFFSEHRGWVSASELSAGDRLLGHDGCWVPLAGIELSDTWSVVYNLRVAEAHTYFVGCDEWGFSVWAHNVYKDVLDAHGNVVKTAAEVQAEVATMFRRVGTSQRFADEMAAAYAAPGKPGNLLHAMLELEVATLPAPAALAGAKPTRSAMDAAAAVRDAEARLFSMVDQTKPGIDIMGEVLPDGGLDFMLRGVIKDTGERGTLSGNYMFERMMEHFAAQGTPIRTINGNWTYESNLGLFNRLTRVGLTPTEAAGGTITAEWAHRIGYTQVQEVVIHKGTVGNYSHVTAKYGRP, from the coding sequence GTGACGTCTGGGGAGCATCCGTTCTTTTCGGAGCATCGCGGTTGGGTGTCGGCGTCGGAGCTTTCCGCGGGCGATCGGCTGCTGGGTCACGATGGATGCTGGGTGCCGCTCGCTGGCATCGAGTTGAGCGACACCTGGTCGGTGGTCTACAATCTTCGTGTCGCCGAGGCCCACACCTATTTCGTCGGCTGCGACGAGTGGGGGTTCAGCGTCTGGGCGCACAACGTCTACAAGGACGTGTTGGACGCTCACGGCAACGTGGTGAAGACCGCTGCGGAAGTGCAAGCAGAAGTAGCCACCATGTTCCGTCGAGTTGGCACAAGTCAGCGGTTCGCTGACGAGATGGCTGCGGCCTACGCCGCACCCGGCAAGCCGGGCAACCTCCTTCACGCCATGCTGGAGCTAGAGGTGGCCACCCTTCCTGCTCCAGCGGCACTCGCCGGTGCAAAACCAACGCGGTCGGCGATGGATGCCGCCGCAGCGGTGCGAGATGCGGAAGCTCGGCTCTTTTCGATGGTGGATCAAACAAAGCCCGGCATCGACATCATGGGCGAAGTCCTGCCCGATGGCGGACTTGACTTCATGCTCCGAGGGGTAATCAAGGACACTGGGGAGCGTGGCACTCTGAGCGGCAACTACATGTTCGAGAGGATGATGGAACATTTCGCCGCTCAGGGTACGCCTATTCGGACCATAAACGGCAACTGGACTTACGAGTCGAACCTCGGCCTGTTCAACCGATTGACACGGGTTGGGTTGACACCTACTGAAGCCGCCGGTGGGACTATAACTGCTGAATGGGCGCATCGCATCGGCTATACGCAGGTT